One window from the genome of Neospora caninum Liverpool complete genome, chromosome VI encodes:
- a CDS encoding putative C2 domain-containing protein encodes MMKLKEMVEAAEAKVEAKPAQPAEEKPTEQGGAAEEDVAVPVEGGSGAEPLDQAEVEKMLFDESLGAQEYTYEEFLELIDQPPEERGEAEDERKHWSYPRRWKVVLWNLQIQNYMDDKFSAFMEFEFGGTREECKVHKGTSVLIYATGQDKNYLRTPVIPDVSNAGPVDMHFRKAFEYRGSYLDLEREKLKIKVWEYRNWTLNHLEAVFEEALLNLATGETHVERDLYKFIKGRRSRRCRISFHLYFQELYDFELSFVKWRLVQIMPCVTLQERIASREKSRDGYTREQTIGHKRLADQAKYAIQQRQVKREMQKRDSQKELLHDASRRSLHAHSSRFGARRSDDGHGSREMLALSAERTSARLSHLGLDGPMKSAQNRGQRSCSRLDDSGRDSSRAMEEIFLQHQATILASDQLDELPASLRPPPPRRKKGDDKKDGNKADGPQVKMTISLMHASSMNKGLGLVSSERPALGIPRWDNLGEIYFRGTLRDLDSTYIEVVVEDTTAPKVMRQIGYGQIPLRGVVDYPCLHTELGMPMWLGLQAKMEGWGHALKEWCFGFVEGTVIVAHLPRYRQLGEVSEADSGRVYLMLRIKDVDQIVTPDNRPVVDSYVEASFDGTSRRTRTVRNTLNPVWDDEITIPLRLPAFRDITESDVTRKGKVWLDVWGTGPGYVDHLGGCCFSLYEIFFNEKHSKRNLTVTQRIDLEANTRQTYEARVFSSSRRLAFIHKADRPSTIQFEAWTCPDILEVSGIDKLPEPERLTTTSNLPVTLRKTYDNLKRMYMEVIEAKRLVDPDNGVGPPRFFDFEFLDQRKETHYAPTMVTRIIPPFGVDSESSVFHYCRCVPFSIKRENVVFTPEFTVQIKSGNAMDHSILMTSLLLGLPAFAFVCVGTLWDKHVHSWVTTFHYDEDRGCGVVKFWETTTGLVYTLKHRFQDPHTLQRFSADPEFGILKMMNIQRRRRLNILGVAAESETPDYISRSGEDLEKNEFPTGGPKLPYRSLDIMFNNRNVWLNIQDANPAKVWFDVWDVEKWYQFSPGLHDIPPCFIVRGFGAKVAEWHFDRAAQEIQDKVVSDLTAFRATRNLPTKWNRDDVLDAFLQTGLELLHQAATARDEDFQLARLKLEDWKKAFYSKVPCSHRVRGAPLHFNTYDSKTISDSIIANVDFVESRDRSAFFCLSVMLYNLPGELVSTYVYVCVTQKVTERERRRILAQKEKQSREDAQRKARKHRRKAGQAGAGAPEDGKEGDEIGNEEPEDAVAVVAEGEAVAGGEEGKDGKKHKKVVKKEGVPKVKKRSYEHVEGTEVAAIAIERDFFGESEAPDFKNLMKDVEGAINEHLGLPPGRVRAFQARFAEKRIVFAIGPPPEGGSDENAVPSAALMEKLRELLPNMAHEEGRFQEITGGGASLQWDGPGSNILTRILEEKGHGDEGGDGEKATSEGIPASDIHINGTVVAPETGDETGVEKDGKKKKKEKKEKKEKKKKEKKKKEKDGETEGEAEEASVPAGVPPVPAAVDPVVPEPGGSEDGEKKEKKAKKEKKEKKGKEKKKKKDGEADGDAKEASSVLPGVPPPVVPAAVIPIVPVPVGFEDGEKEEEKKEKKEKKEKKEKKEKKEKKEKKEKKEKKDSETEAEAQTTAAATLVPSPDAEAPLVVLTPALTPEENGSRVPAAPAVAEPKPKAGLSVGVAMLAAAARSRLRRKTIAEKLRAASSSSVSSSEDASESSSFPDRSPPSSPSSSSSSSGFSEAAAKAGVLRMRLEEANARLAAARQRQLSPSSGSSRGDSSGSSEASFLSSEDEEDWDALWQKHRATVVERQQRLQAMVAGVKASYQRLEEEHKRMEVVRRREERLQRQIEEERERAVQQLKTATQQAKEELDRVARQPPPARAWSGATVLSRPQPAAQTGTAYSPLPDAEPVAEKGAYDGWYQASDGYYYPVEQSEERLAQAGAKLRQQQLHLVGRP; translated from the exons ATGATGAAATTGAAGGAAATGGTagaggccgccgaggccAAGGTGGAAGCGAAGCCTGCGCAGCCCGCCGAGGAGAAGCCGACGGAGCAAGGCGGCgcggccgaagaagacgtCGCTGTCCCTGTCGAGGGGGGAAGTGGAGCGGAACCGCTCGACCAAGCCGAAGTTGAAAAGATGCTGTTCGACGAGTCTCTCG GTGCCCAAGAGTACACATACGAGGAGTTCCTGGAACTTATTGACCAACCGCCAGAAGAGCGCGGTGAGGCCGAGGACGAGCGGAAGCACTGGTCGTATCCCCGCAGGTGGAAAGTCGTTTTGTGGAATCTCCAGATTCAAAACTACATGGACGACAAGTTCTCCGCGTTCATGGAGTTCGAATTCGGAGGCACGCGCGAAGAATGTAAAGTTCAC AAAGGAACGTCGGTTCTGATTTACGCGACGGGGCAAGACAAGAATTATCTGCGAACACCGGTCATCCCAGACGTCAGCAACGCAGGGCCAGTCGACATGCACTTTCGAAAGGCGTTCGAGTACCGTGGATCCTACCTCGacctcgagagagaaaagctgaAAATCAAG GTCTGGGAGTATCGGAATTGGACACTGAACCACCTCGAGGCAGTCTTCGAGGAGGCGCTCCTCAACCTGGCAACCGGCGAAACGCACGTCGAACGCGACCTCTACAAATTTATCAAAG GGCGCCGCTCGCGTCGCTGTCGAATTAGCTTCCACTTGTATTTTCAGGAGTTGTACGACTTTGAGTTGTCTTTCGTAAAGTGGCGACTGGTTCAAATTATGCCTTGTGTGACCCTGCAAGAAAGAATCGCCTCGCGGGAAAAAAGCAGGGATGGCTACACGCGCGAGCAAACGATCGGCCACAAGCGGCTCGCCGACCAAGCCAAATACGCGATTCAACAGAGACAAGTCAAACGTGAaatgcagaaaagagacagtcaAAA AGAGTTGCTACACGACGCTTCGCGGCGGAGTTTGCACGCGCATTCGTCTCGGTTTGGAGCGCGGCGTTCGGACGATGGCCACGGATCCCGCGAGATGCTGGCGCTTTCTGCGGAGCGCACCTCCGCGCGGCTTTCCCACCTCGGTCTGGATGGGCCGATGAAGAGTGCGCAGAACCGAGGACAGCGCTCGTGTTCACGCCTGGACGACTCGGGGAGAGACTCGAGCCGAGCGATGGAAGAGATTTTTCTACAGCACCAGGCGACGATTCTCGCGTCGGATCAACTCGACGAGTTGCCTGCCTCGCTGCGCCCGCCGCCGCCCCGCCGGAAAAAGGGCGACGACAAGAAAGACGGGAACAAAGCTGATGGCCCACAAGTGAAAATGACAATCTCCCTCATGCATGCCAGCTCGATGAACAAAGGCCTAGGCCTCGTCTCCAGTGAACGCCCCGCTCTCGGGATCCCCAGATGGGACAACCTCGGCGAAATCTACTTCCGGGGCACTCTCCGAGACCTCGACTCAACATACATCGAG GTCGTGGTTGAGGACACGACTGCGCCGAAGGTGATGCGGCAGATCGGCTACGGCCAGATTCCTCTGCGCGGCGTCGTGGACTACCCGTGCCTGCACACCGAGCTCGGGATGCCCATGTGGCTAGGCCTGCAGGCGAAGATGGAGGGATGGGGACACGCGCTGAAGGAGTGGTGCTTCGGCTTCGTCGAGGGTACAGTCATCGTGGCTCACTTGCCGCGGTACCGCCAACTCGGCGAAGTCTCAGAG GCCGACAGCGGCCGCGTGTATTTGATGCTTCGAATAAAAGACGTGGACCAGATCGTGACTCCGGACAACCGCCCCGTGGTGGATTCGTACGTGGAGGCTTCCTTCGACGGCACGTCGCGCCGAACGCGGACGGTTCGCAACACTCTGAATCCGGTCTGGGACGATGAAATCACCATtccgctgcgcctgccgGCTTTCCGCGACATCACCGAGTCGGACGTGACTCGAAAGGGAAAGGTCTGGTTGGACGTCTGGGGAACTGGCCCAGGCTACGTTGACCATCTGGGTGGAtgctgcttctccctctacGAAATCTTCTTCAACGAGAAACACAGCAAGCGCAACCTCACGGTCACGCAACGCATCGACCT AGAGGCCAACACGCGACAGACCTACGAGGCCCGCGTGTTCTCCAGCTCCAGGCGACTCGCCTTCATCCACAAAGCAGATCGACCGTCCACGATCCAGTTCGAGGCCTGGACGTGCCCCGATATCCTAGAAGTTTCCGGCATTGACAA GCTGCCCGAGCCCGAGCGCTTGACGACAACCAGCAACCTCCCGGTGACGCTGCGCAAGACCTACGACAATCTTAag CGCATGTACATGGAGGTGATAGAGGCGAAACGCTTGGTGGACCCAGACAACGGCGTGGGTCCAccgcgtttcttcgactTCGAGTTTCTGGAccagcgaaaggagacacactACGCACCTACCATGGTCACCC gCATTATACCTCCGTTCGGCGTGGATTCCGAGAGCTCGGTTTTCCATTACTGCCGATGTGTCCCCTTCTCCATCAAGCGCGAAAACGTCGTCTTCACTCCCGAGTTTACCGTCCAGATAAAATCCGGAAACGCGATGGACCACTCGATTCTCATGAccagtcttcttctcggtctccccGCATTCGCCTTTGTTTGCGTCG GAACTTTATGGGACAAGCACGTGCACTCGTGGGTGACTACCTTCCACTACGACGAGGACCGCGGCTGTGGAGTCGTCAAGTTCTGGGAGACAACAACGGGTCTCGTGTACACCCTGAAGCATCGCTTTCAGGATCCCCACACGCTGCAAAG GTTCTCGGCGGACCCCGAATTCGGCATCCTGAAGATGATGAATATCCAGAGA aggagacgcctgaATATCCTGGGGGTGGCAGCAGAATCCGAGACGCCTGACTACATCTCGCG GAGCGGGGAAGATCTGGAGAAGAATGAGTTTCCGACCGGAGGGCCAAAGCTGCCTTATCGGTCTCTGGACATTATGTTCAACAACAGAAACGTGTGGCTAAACATTCAGGACGCGAACCCTGCCAAGGTTTGGTTCGACGTGTGGGACGTG GAGAAGTGGTACCAGTTTTCGCCGGGTTTGCACGACATCCCGCCGTGTTTCATCGTTCGCGGCTTCGGGGCGAAGGTGGCCGAATGGCATTTTGACCGAGCGGCGCAAGAAATCCAAGACAAAGTGGTCAGCGACTTGACTGCTTTTCGAGCGACGCGCAACTTGCCGACGAAATGGAACCGCGACGACGTCCTCGACGCTTTCTTGCAAAC GGGCCTCGAGCTTCTTCACCAAGCAGCCACTGCGCGCGACGAGGACTTCCAACTCGCGCGTCTGAAGCTGGAAGACTGGAAGAAAGCTTTCTATTCCAAGGTGCCGTGCAGTCACAG AGTTcgcggcgcgccgctgcaCTTTAACACCTACGATTCAAAGACGATCAGCGACTCAATCATCGCGAACGTCGACTTTGTGGAGTCTCGGGAccgcagcgccttcttctgcctctccgtcaTGCTCTACAACCTGCCAGGCGAACTCGTCTCGACTTACGTCTACGTGTGTGTAACGCAGAAGgtgacggagagagagcgaagacgcatTCTCGCGCAAAAGGAGAAG CAAtcccgagaagacgcgcagaggAAAGCCAGAAAGCACCGACGCAAAGCTGGCCAAGCTGGAGCCG GCGCGCCGGAAGACGGCAAGGAGGGGGACGAGatcggaaacgaagaaccTGAAGACGCAGTCGCAGTTGTCGCTGAAGGCGAAGCTGTggcgggaggagaggaagggaaggacggaaagaagcACAAGAAGGtcgtgaagaaggaaggcgttccgaaggtgaagaagcggTCCTACGAACACGTGGAGGGAACGGAAGTCGCGGCGATTGCGATTGAAAGAGATTTCTTCGGCGAGTCTGAAGCCCCAGACTTCAAGAATCTCATGAAGGACGTCGAAGGCGCCATCAACGAACACCTCGG TCTCCCGCCCGGCCGCGTCCGAGCCTTTCAAGCGCGTttcgcagagaagcgaaTCGTCTTTGCGATCGGGCCTCCGCcagaaggcggcagcgacgAGAACGCCGTACCCTCCGCAGCTCTGATGGAGAAGCTCCGCGAGCTTCTGCCCAACATGGCACACGAGGAAGGCCGCTTCCAGGAAATCACCG gaggcggcgcgagtCTCCAGTGGGACGGTCCAGGGTCTAACATCCTGACGCGGATtttggaagagaaaggccacGGCGATGAAGGCGGTGACGGCGAAAAGGCGACTTCGGAAGGAATCCCGGCGAGCGATATCCACATCAACGGGACAGTTgtcgcgccggagacaggcgatGAGACGGGCGtcgagaaggacgggaaaaagaagaagaaagagaagaaagagaagaaggagaagaaaaagaaagagaagaagaaaaaggagaaagacggcgaaacagagggcgaagcagaagaagcttCTGTCCCCGCCGGTGTCCCTCCAGTGCCTGCAGCTGTCGATCCCGTTGTCCCCGAGCCGGGTGGTTCGgaggacggggagaagaaggagaaaaaagcgaagaaggagaagaaagagaagaaagggaaggaaaagaaaaagaagaaggacggcgaggcagatgGAGACGCAAAAGAAGCTTCTTCTGTGCTCCCAGGTGTTCCGCCTCCGGTTGTTCCTGCTGCTGTCATCCCCATTGTCCCCGTCCCCGTTGGTttcgaggacggcgagaaagaggaggagaagaaagagaagaaggagaagaaagagaagaaggagaagaaagagaagaaggagaagaaagagaagaaggagaagaaagagaagaaggacagcgAAACAGAAGCTGAAGCACAGACAACTGCAGCGGCTACTCTGGTGCCCTCTCCTGATGCTGAGGCGCCTTTGGTTGTCCTCACGCCGGCGCTGACGCCAGAGGAGAACGGGTCTCGTGTACCAGCTGCGCCGGCAGTGGCGGAACCGAAGCCGAAAGCAGGTTTGTCGGTAGGGGTCGCGATgctggcggcagcggcgcggtcgcggctacgaagaaaaacgattgccgagaagctgcgagctgcgtcgtcctcgtcggtgtcgagcagcgaggacgcgtccgagtcgtcttcgtttccggaccggtcgcctccctcgtccccatcttcctcttcctcgtcttccggtTTCTCAGAGGCTGCGGCGAAAGCAGGCGtcctgcgcatgcgcctcgaGGAGGCGAATGCTCGCCTAGCAGCCgccaggcagagacagctgtCCCCGTCTTCCGGGAGTTCCAGAGGAGACTCCTCTGGGTCTTCCGaagcgtcgtttctctccagtgaagacgaagaggattGGGATGCGCTGTGGCAGAAGCACAGAGCGACAGTggtcgagagacagcagaggctCCAGGCGATGGTCGCGGGAGTCAAGGCCTCCTACCAGCGTCTCGAAGAGGAACACAAACGGATGGAAGTCGttcgacgcagagaagaaaggctgcagcggcaaattgaagaggaacgcgaacgTGCCGTCCAGCAACTCAAAACAGCCACGCAACAAG cgaaggaagaactGGACAGAGTCGCTCGGCAACCGCCGCCTGCTAGGGCTTGGTCGGGGGCGACTGTCCTCTCGCGTCCGCAGCCCGCGGCGCAGACAGGGACGGCTTACTCGCCCCTTCCAGATGCGGAACCGGttgcagaaaaaggcgccTACGACGGTTGGTATCAGGCCTCCGACGGCTACTACTACCCCGTCGAGCAGTCTGAGGAGCGCCTGGCTCAAGCAG GCGCCAAACTGCGGCAACAGCAACTGCATCTGGTCGGCCGCCCgtga
- a CDS encoding putative molybdenum cofactor biosynthesis protein c, which produces MGGRPLVVSLLGPRRCFRKGARGALTSGNSHFSSGGKESYLQQPPATPPWNPRGLMFAPTARQRPVVEYSSVFVSFFSSETRLFPPLREEGRDGKFSYGAVKEEKRLLTEMGSKEESDKGGCFSHFNPVSGKPRMVNVSWKPPTVRTAEAEAQVFLSPEVYIHLTKSTGKSESQCSEQGKRELLETGDHESVCCEETHDSKLRLKYRRTDAEKKHRNGTAPQVSLRPISEKKGDVFAVAELAGIMAAKTTSSLIPLCHNVPLSSVDVSCVCSPCASLPSLRSSTKPNGVDEAGSPTREGESQQNERAGCVVTIRSRVECVANTGVEMEALVAVSVAALTIYDMCKAVDRNIYIERVRLLSKTGGTKRGN; this is translated from the coding sequence ATGGGAGGCAGGCCGCttgttgtctctcttctcggccccCGCCGTTGCTTCCGAAAGGGTGCCCGCGGTGCGCTGACGAGTGGAAATTCACATTTCTCTTCAGGCGGCAAAGAAAGTTACCTCCAGCAACCACCAGCAACTCCGCCCTGGAATCCGCGAGGTCTCATGTTCGCGCCAACAGCAAGACAAAGGCCCGTCGTCGAATACTCTAGCGTTTTTGTTTCATTTTTTTCGAGTGAGACACGCTTGTTTCCGCcactgagagaggaaggacgagatGGGAAATTTTCTTACGGTGCggtgaaggaagagaagcgattGTTGACAGAAATgggaagcaaagaggaaagcgacaaagGGGGGTGTTTTTCACACTTCAACCCCGTTTCCGGGAAACCGAGAATGGTAAATGTATCCTGGAAACCGCCCACTGTACGTACAGCCGAAGCTGAGGCGCAGGTCTTCCTATCAcctgaggtgtacatacacctgacTAAAAGCACAGGAAAATCGGAGAGTCAATGTTCTGAGCAGGGGAAACGAGAGCTTTTGGAGACCGGGGACCACGAGAGTGTGTGTTGTGAAGAAACACATGACTCAAAACTTCGGTTGAAATACAGAAGAacggacgcagagaaaaagcacaGAAACGGCACCGCTCcgcaggtgtctctgcgaCCCATttcagaaaagaaaggcgacgtTTTCGCCGTTGCTGAATTGGCGGGAATTATGGCGGCAAAGACAACGAGCTCGCTGATTCCTCTTTGTCACAATGTTCCGCTTTCCTCAGTTGATGTCTCGTGTGTTTGTTCTCCATGTGCGAGTCTGCCGTCGCTCCGCTCGTCGACAAAACCCAACGGCGTAGACGAAGCAGGCAGCCCcacaagagaaggagaaagccaGCAAAACGAAAGAGCAGGCTGTGTCGTAACGATTCGTAGCCGAGTGGAGTGCGTTGCCAATACAGGAGTCGAAATGGAGGCTCTTGTGGCGGTGTCAGTGGCTGCCTTGACCATCTACGACATGTGTAAGGCTGTGGATAGAAACATCTACATCGAACGCGTCAGGTTACTTTCGAAAACTGGCGGAACAAAACGAGGGAACTGA